In the Deinococcus planocerae genome, ACGCGGGCATCGCCATCGGCGAGGGGCCGGAGACGCCGGACAAGCAGTGGGACCTGATCTACAAGGTCAACGTGATGAGCCACGTCTGGGCTGCCCGGCACCTGCTGCCGCACATGCTCGAACGCGGCGAGGGCCACCTCCTGAACACGGCGTCGGCGGCGGGGCTCCTCACCGAGCTGCACTCCGCCCCCTATGCGGTCACCAAGCACGCGGCGCTGGCGTTTGCCGAGTGGCTGGCGATCACCTACGGGGACCGGAGCATCAAGGTCTCCTGCCTGTGCCCGGAAGGCGTCTGGACCCCGATGATCCAGAACGCGCCCATCCTCCAGCAGACGGCGATCACGACGGACGAACTCGTGGAGAAGACGCTGGAGGTGCTGCGCCGCGACGGCTTCCTGATCACCACCCACCCCACGACTCTCCAGTCTTTCCAGAACAAGGCCGCCGACTACGACACCTGGATCGGCAAGATGCGGAGGCTGCGGGAAAAGGCGATGGCGCTGCTCGCCGCGCACGGGGGCCGGGCCTTCGGGGCGGGAGAGCAGGCCCGATGACCCGTCCCGACACCGCCCCCGTCCGCCCCGGGGAGGAGTTGCCGCTGGACTCGCTGCGGGAGGCCCTGCGCGGACGGGTGGAGGGGGACGTGGACCGGCTGACCGTGGAGCAGTTCCCCGGCGGCTTTTCCAACCTCACCTACCTCGTCCGGCTGGGCCAATTGTCTGAGGGGGGGCAGGAGTACGTGCTGCGCCGCGCCCCCCTCGGCCCGGTGGCGGCGAAGGCCCACGACATGCCGCGCGAGTATCGGCTGCTGGAGCGGGTGCATCCCGTCCTCCCCGTCGCTCCCAAGCCCATCCTGCTCGTCGAGGACCCGGAGGTGATCGGCGCCTCCTTCTACCTGATGGAACGGCGGCGCGGGACGGTCGTGAGGACGAAGCTGCCGCCCGAGTACGCGGCCCTGCCCGACGCTCCCCGCAGGCTCTCGCAGGCGCTCGCGGATACCCTCGCCGACCTGCACGCGGTGGACATCGACGCGGCGGGGTTGCGTGGGCTCGGCAAGCCGGAGGGCTTCAACGGGCGGCAGGTCGAGGGCTGGGCCGGACGCTGGCGCCGCGCCCGCACGGACGACATGCCCCCCGTGGACGAACTGCACGACGAGGACGTGATCGCGTGGCTCACCGCCAACACGCCCCCCGAGTCGGCCCACACCCTCGTCCACAACGACTTCAAGCTCGACAACCTGATGCTGGACCCCCACGATCCCTCGCGGGTGGTCGCCCTCCTCGACTGGGAGATGACGACCGTGGGAGACCCCCTGGTGGACCTCGGCCTGACCCTGACCTACTGGACGATGCCCGAGATGCCGGGCCGCGAGCCCAACCGGGTCGGGGCGGTGGCGAGCGCCGAGGGCTACTACACCCGCGAGGAGTTCCTGAATCGCTACGCCGAACGCAGCGGTCGGGACGTGGGAGGCGTCGCGTGGTACGAGGTGCTGGGCCACTTCAAGCTCGCCGTGATCGTGGGGCAGATCTACGCCCGTTACCGCGCCGGACAGACGCGGGACACCCGCTTCGCCCCGCTGGGGTCTCAGGCCCAGTGGCTGATCGGGGAGGCGTGGCGACGAATCGGGGAAGCGGGGGGATAGGGAAGGGCCCGGCTCACCTACGTCAGCCGGATGCCCTGCACAGGCGGCACCACCCGCCACAGCCACGCCAGCCACAGCAGCGCGGCAGTACCCAGCAGCAGAGTGTAGAGGGAAAAGCGCAGTCGCCAGAGCGTCCGGTACGCGGGGGGCGGCAGGCGCAGGGCTGTCCCTGCCGGGACGTACAGGCGGCTGTGGCTGCCCAGGTTGACGCCCAGGATCATGCCCAGCGTCAGCACGGCGAAAAAGAAAGTCAGCAGGGCGGCGGTGAGCAGGGCGGGATGCATCATCGGGGGCTCCGTTCCCCGGCTGGGGCCGGGAGGGGTAGGCATTCTGGAGTCTTCTGACACGGTATGCCATGCCCTGCCCGCCGCACACGCGAGGGCGAACGGCAATGAGGACCGACGTCATCGTCTGCGTTTCGGAGCGGCTGTTTCAATCCCTCAACCCACCCGAAGGCGGGTTGTAACGGTAGTGTCGCGCTTCGTCGTCCAGCACGCAAGTCTGCCGAGTACCAGCGCGAACGTCATTGGGCGGCACCGAACGCCTGATCCAGACCCCTCCCTTTCTCCGTCCGGGACGGGTCTTCTCTCATGCGCGACCCTCCCGAGCTTTCCACGTCGTGGCAGGTTCGCGCGGCTTCCCTGGCCTGACAGCCCGTGACAGGCCGGGTCCACATTCTCCGCAGGTCGGGCTCTTCCGGCTGATGTGCTTCGGCGCCCGGGTGAACGTCCCTGGCCCCCGCCCCTCCACTTCCCGGAAGGGGCGGGGGCGTGAGGGGGTGCGCGGCAGGGCCGCTCCAGTGCGCTACCCTGGCCTCCGTGCCCCATTCCACAACCCGGTTCTCACCCGC is a window encoding:
- a CDS encoding phosphotransferase family protein, with the protein product MTRPDTAPVRPGEELPLDSLREALRGRVEGDVDRLTVEQFPGGFSNLTYLVRLGQLSEGGQEYVLRRAPLGPVAAKAHDMPREYRLLERVHPVLPVAPKPILLVEDPEVIGASFYLMERRRGTVVRTKLPPEYAALPDAPRRLSQALADTLADLHAVDIDAAGLRGLGKPEGFNGRQVEGWAGRWRRARTDDMPPVDELHDEDVIAWLTANTPPESAHTLVHNDFKLDNLMLDPHDPSRVVALLDWEMTTVGDPLVDLGLTLTYWTMPEMPGREPNRVGAVASAEGYYTREEFLNRYAERSGRDVGGVAWYEVLGHFKLAVIVGQIYARYRAGQTRDTRFAPLGSQAQWLIGEAWRRIGEAGG
- a CDS encoding SDR family oxidoreductase is translated as MDFQNKIIVVTGSASGIGLALATRFVREGATVIASDLNAEVGAQKAAEIGARFVPANVAKEEDIQALIDGVLAQEGRIDLFCSNAGIAIGEGPETPDKQWDLIYKVNVMSHVWAARHLLPHMLERGEGHLLNTASAAGLLTELHSAPYAVTKHAALAFAEWLAITYGDRSIKVSCLCPEGVWTPMIQNAPILQQTAITTDELVEKTLEVLRRDGFLITTHPTTLQSFQNKAADYDTWIGKMRRLREKAMALLAAHGGRAFGAGEQAR